A stretch of DNA from Paracoccus methylovorus:
CGCCTGAGTCGCCTGTGCCATCCGGGCGACACGGGACGTGTGGTGATGCGAGGTGACCTCTGCCCACAGCGGATGGCGGGTCAGGTGGCGGCTCACGGCATCGCGGGCGGCCTGACCCAATGCAAGGCCCAGATCATGCGGCGCGCCAGACACGCGCCGCCAGCCCAGATCACGGGCCAGGATGTCATTCGACATGTTGCAGAAAGTCCTTCAGCCGGTCGTTCGGAGGATTGGCGATCATCTCGCGCGGGTCGCCATCAACCGAAATCTTTCCGTGTTCCATAAAGATCAGCCGCGTGCCGACCTGACGAGCAAAGCCCATTTCGTGCGTCACGACAACCATGGTCATGCCTTCCTGCGCCACAGCACGCATGACGGACAGAACCTCTTGCTTCAGTTCGGGATCAAGGGCCGAGGTCGGCTCGTCAAAGAGCATGACCTTGGGCCGGATCGCCAGCGCCCGGGCAATCGCCACGCGCTGCTGCTGTCCGCCCGACAGCGCCGAAGGCAGGTGATGCGCCCGCGCCTTCAATCCGACCTTGTCCAGCAGGTCCATCGCCTGCGCCTCGGCTTCGGCCTTGCTAAGGCCGCGCACCTTGCGGGGTCCGAAAGCGACGTTCTGCAAGGCTGTCATCTGCGGAAACAGGTTAAACTGCTGAAACACCATGCCGGCTTCTTGCCGGATACGGCGCAACTGCCGCCCCCCGGCCTTAACCGAAATGCCGTCCACGATCAGATCGCCGCCCGAGATTTCCTCAAGCCCGTTGATGCAGCGCAGCAGGGTG
This window harbors:
- the glnQ gene encoding glutamine ABC transporter ATP-binding protein GlnQ; the protein is MSIIEFQKTSKHFGDLKVLDQVDLSINEGEVVVLIGPSGSGKSTLLRCINGLEEISGGDLIVDGISVKAGGRQLRRIRQEAGMVFQQFNLFPQMTALQNVAFGPRKVRGLSKAEAEAQAMDLLDKVGLKARAHHLPSALSGGQQQRVAIARALAIRPKVMLFDEPTSALDPELKQEVLSVMRAVAQEGMTMVVVTHEMGFARQVGTRLIFMEHGKISVDGDPREMIANPPNDRLKDFLQHVE